From the Debaryomyces hansenii CBS767 chromosome F complete sequence genome, the window CagaattaaagaatgtTACATTTAATGATTATGAGAAATCGTTACTAAGCTGTCTAATTACACCTGAAGATATTTCGGTTACGTTTGGCGATATTGGAGGGTTAAAAGATATTATAGACGAACTAAGAGAAGCAGTTATTTTACCTTTAACTGAACCAGAGTTATTTGCTGCACATCTGTCATTGGTGCAGTCGCCAAAAGGTGTATTATTCTATGGTCCTCCAGGTTGTGGGAAAACAATGCTCGCAAAGGCAATTGCGAAAGAAAGTGGAGCCTTTTTCTTGCTGATCCGAATGTCCACCATCATGGACAAATGGTATGGGGAGTCAAACAAGATTGTAGACGCTATTTTTTCGCTTGCCAATAAGTTGCAGCCATGTATCGTATTCatagatgaaattgattccTTTTTGAGAGATAGATCATCAAACGATCATGAAGTGAGTTCCATCATCAAAGCCGAATTTATGACCTTATGGGATGGATTAATGTCCAATGGAAGAATAATGGTGATGGGTGCAACTAATAGACGTGAAGATATAGATCAGGCTTTCATGAGAAGATTACCAAAACAGTTTCCGATTGGGAGACCAGATGCATCCCAAAGAAGATCAATTCTCAAtaagatattgaaagattcTAAGctagatgaagatgatttcGATTTGGAAGCTATTGTTTCTAATACTAGAAGTTTTAGTGGTTCTGATTTGAAAGAACTTTGCAGAGAAGCTGCCTTGAACTCTATGAGAGAATTCATTAGAGATAACTATAAAGACGGTAAAAAATTGACTAAGGACACTGAGCCTGAAAGTACACCTAAAGTCAGACCTTTAAGGACAAGTGATTTCTTGAAAGGTTTCAGTGAAACGATCCCTTCTTCTACCGTCGATTGATATGAGCTCGAACCctatatatatgtaatATACAACCTATTTATTGACTGTATAGAAATATGATGAGTGTTACCCGCATCTATCAACTCGACTTCACCACTCTGAAAAAAACTTTATACTTCTTCATATTaaacattttcttctttattctACAAATACATCAATATAGTTGATAGAATTAGtatatatttctaataaacGAAATATAATAACGTTTTCATTCATCGTTTTGTTTTCTACccat encodes:
- a CDS encoding DEHA2F20086p (similar to uniprot|P28737 Saccharomyces cerevisiae YGR028W MSP1 Mitochondrial protein involved in sorting of proteins in the mitochondria); the encoded protein is MNRFKIDLGKFKFDIKFLGDLFLLTGAGLSMYYIMNHLLNESLGEGSVKNRESKKKGTGVLRRMQATNPELKNVTFNDYEKSLLSCLITPEDISVTFGDIGGLKDIIDELREAVILPLTEPELFAAHSSLVQSPKGVLFYGPPGCGKTMLAKAIAKESGAFFLSIRMSTIMDKWYGESNKIVDAIFSLANKLQPCIVFIDEIDSFLRDRSSNDHEVSSIIKAEFMTLWDGLMSNGRIMVMGATNRREDIDQAFMRRLPKQFPIGRPDASQRRSILNKILKDSKLDEDDFDLEAIVSNTRSFSGSDLKELCREAALNSMREFIRDNYKDGKKLTKDTEPESTPKVRPLRTSDFLKGFSETIPSSTVD